A DNA window from Hydrogenophaga taeniospiralis contains the following coding sequences:
- the rpe gene encoding ribulose-phosphate 3-epimerase yields the protein MPTPYRIAPSILAADFARLGEEVKNVIAAGADWIHFDVMDNHYVPNLTFGPMICQALKPHAKAPDGTPVPIDVHLMIQPVDALAGAFIDAGADLVSFHPDASAHVHRSVQAIKARGCKAGLTFNPAEPLDVLDWTIDDIDLILIMSVNPGFGGQSFIDSALRKIEAARKRIEASGRDIRLEVDGGIKADNIRRVADAGADTFVAGSAIFGKPDYKAVIDQMRVALK from the coding sequence ATGCCCACCCCCTACCGCATCGCCCCGTCCATCCTGGCCGCCGACTTCGCCCGTCTGGGCGAGGAAGTGAAAAACGTCATCGCCGCCGGCGCCGACTGGATCCATTTCGACGTCATGGACAACCACTACGTGCCCAACCTGACCTTCGGGCCCATGATCTGCCAGGCGCTGAAACCGCACGCCAAGGCGCCCGACGGCACGCCGGTGCCGATCGACGTGCACCTGATGATCCAGCCGGTGGACGCGCTCGCGGGCGCCTTCATCGACGCCGGGGCCGACCTGGTGAGCTTCCACCCCGACGCGAGCGCCCACGTGCACCGCAGCGTGCAGGCCATCAAGGCCCGGGGCTGCAAGGCCGGCCTCACCTTCAACCCGGCCGAGCCGCTGGACGTGCTGGACTGGACCATCGACGACATCGACCTGATCCTGATCATGAGTGTCAACCCCGGCTTCGGTGGTCAGAGCTTCATCGACTCGGCCCTGCGCAAGATCGAGGCCGCGCGCAAGCGCATCGAAGCCAGCGGGCGGGACATCCGGCTGGAGGTGGACGGCGGCATCAAGGCCGACAACATCCGCCGCGTGGCCGACGCGGGCGCCGACACCTTCGTGGCCGGCAGCGCGATCTTCGGCAAGCCCGACTACAAGGCCGTGATCGACCAGATGCGTGTGGCGCTGAAATAA
- a CDS encoding phosphatidylglycerophosphatase A produces MVDTPDPSDRFAASAAPMLRPTWAFLVAHPAHFIALGAGSGLPRFAPGTAGTLWAWVVFLLLQPRLPDLGWALLIGVGTLVGWWACTVTARHMRMADSGHIVVDEILAFWLVLWLVSPTSIWGQLYAFVLFRLFDAVKIGPMAWADRRFKGFGPRGGFGILLDDFAAAGCTLLVIAAWRY; encoded by the coding sequence ATGGTTGACACCCCCGATCCGTCCGACCGTTTTGCCGCCAGCGCAGCGCCCATGCTTCGCCCGACCTGGGCCTTTCTGGTCGCCCACCCGGCCCATTTCATTGCGCTCGGCGCGGGTTCGGGCCTGCCCCGTTTCGCCCCGGGCACGGCGGGCACGCTCTGGGCCTGGGTGGTCTTCCTGCTGCTGCAGCCCCGGCTGCCCGACCTGGGCTGGGCGCTGCTGATCGGCGTGGGCACGCTGGTGGGCTGGTGGGCCTGCACGGTCACGGCGCGGCACATGCGCATGGCCGACTCGGGTCACATCGTGGTCGATGAGATCCTGGCCTTCTGGCTGGTGCTGTGGCTGGTCTCGCCCACCAGCATCTGGGGCCAGCTCTACGCCTTCGTGCTGTTCCGCCTGTTCGACGCGGTGAAGATCGGGCCCATGGCCTGGGCCGACCGGCGTTTCAAGGGCTTTGGCCCGCGCGGTGGTTTCGGCATCCTGCTCGACGACTTCGCCGCGGCCGGCTGCACCCTGCTCGTGATCGCCGCCTGGAGGTATTGA
- the thiL gene encoding thiamine-phosphate kinase, whose product MGEFELIRRHFQRPGVALPGNVARGIGDDCALLQPAPGHQLAVSTDMLVEGRHFFPDVAPEALGHKALAVNLSDLAAMGARPLGFTLALALPAADDAWLNAFARGLFALADAHACPLVGGDTTRGPLNICITVLGEVRPDQALRRDAARAGDDLYLSGRTGEARLALELLLGTGWASAHTPPDALPRLRTRLERPVPRLALGQALAGLAHAAIDLSDGLAGDLGHVLQASGVGAELALAELPLAPDLRALPEAQRLDCLLNGGDDYELLFSAPPGARAAIEAAARTSQTPVHRVGRISAEPGLRWLDAAGQPVALRARGFDHFK is encoded by the coding sequence ATGGGTGAATTCGAACTCATCCGCCGGCATTTCCAGCGCCCCGGCGTGGCGCTGCCCGGCAACGTGGCACGGGGCATCGGCGACGACTGCGCGCTGCTGCAGCCGGCACCCGGCCACCAGCTCGCCGTGTCCACCGACATGCTGGTCGAGGGCCGGCACTTTTTTCCCGACGTGGCGCCCGAAGCGCTGGGCCACAAAGCACTTGCGGTCAACCTGAGCGATCTCGCCGCCATGGGCGCGCGGCCGCTGGGCTTCACGCTGGCGCTGGCCCTGCCCGCGGCCGACGACGCCTGGCTCAACGCCTTCGCCCGGGGCCTGTTCGCGCTGGCCGACGCGCACGCCTGCCCCCTGGTGGGCGGCGACACCACGCGCGGCCCGCTCAACATCTGCATCACGGTGCTCGGTGAGGTGCGCCCCGACCAGGCGCTGCGGCGCGACGCCGCCCGGGCCGGCGACGACCTCTACCTGAGCGGGCGCACCGGCGAAGCGCGGCTGGCGCTGGAACTGCTGCTGGGCACCGGCTGGGCCAGCGCGCACACCCCGCCAGACGCCCTGCCCCGGTTGCGCACACGGCTGGAGCGCCCGGTGCCCCGCCTCGCGCTGGGCCAGGCGCTTGCGGGCCTGGCGCACGCGGCGATCGACCTGAGCGACGGCCTGGCCGGCGATCTGGGCCATGTGCTGCAGGCCAGCGGCGTGGGCGCCGAGCTGGCACTGGCCGAACTGCCGCTGGCGCCCGACCTGCGGGCCCTGCCCGAAGCCCAGCGGCTGGACTGCCTGCTCAACGGCGGCGACGACTACGAGCTGTTGTTCAGCGCCCCGCCCGGCGCGCGCGCCGCCATCGAGGCCGCCGCCCGCACCAGCCAGACCCCCGTGCACCGCGTGGGCCGCATCAGCGCCGAACCGGGCCTGCGCTGGCTGGACGCCGCCGGCCAGCCGGTGGCGCTGCGTGCGCGCGGCTTCGACCACTTCAAGTGA
- a CDS encoding site-specific recombinase: MDLPALLDALDALAPMAQRHLWLIELLRWVRGEAQDPQASVARVRLLLDTVQTRPEWLARWHDWWRVFTGSVDATPLLADYGFAPRTAFLSEFGHRLRRKILPGTPETTDLAELFGLLLPSRFDVRWLKALDSATLQRLHALLIAPPDALPTAAPALAAAESAASSPASFWQTALMDALVFCVSQVSATGFASEIRVRMSAEAQVSRPFHELPSSFEVMRQAVQRHGPHSAQALEAAALLRAQLDACRHAAYTVYSHLETHGVSVGIVFRLRQLRERIVRVKQLLDCLQSSQPERATVALLADLAQMSQDNRSIRALIASSSHLTAAKVAERSAESGEYYITRDAAEYRQMLGKAAGGGAVLGLTTWVKFSLYALGLSAFWAGFAAGLNYAFFFVLIQLLHLTVATKQPAVTAPAMVAKLRDIRQPGAVRRFVDEVANLFRSQIAAIAGNVGLVIPVVLLLSLALRFVTGAPMIDADQARHVLHDLHLLGPTLLFAALTGVLLFASSIVAGWVENWFVFHKLDSAVRHNPRFTRLLGPARAARWASFLRQNISGLAANISLGFMLGLVPAFAAFFGLGLDVRHVTLSAGQVAAATASLGLGVLREPGFWWAVAGVLVVGPINLAVSFYLAFQLALRAQNISEVNRVRIRASIRHRIRRAPLSFLWPPRHLPEDEAENAPLNPDGPVSAIDADAQRSHG, translated from the coding sequence ATGGACCTGCCCGCCCTGCTGGACGCGCTGGATGCGCTGGCCCCGATGGCGCAACGCCACCTGTGGCTGATCGAGCTGCTGCGCTGGGTGCGTGGCGAGGCCCAAGACCCCCAGGCCAGCGTGGCGCGCGTGCGCCTGCTGCTGGACACCGTGCAGACGCGCCCCGAATGGCTGGCGCGCTGGCACGACTGGTGGCGGGTTTTCACCGGCAGCGTGGACGCCACGCCGCTGCTGGCCGACTACGGTTTCGCGCCCCGCACCGCCTTCCTCAGCGAGTTCGGCCACCGGCTGCGCCGCAAGATCCTGCCCGGCACGCCCGAGACCACCGATCTGGCCGAGCTGTTCGGCCTGCTGCTGCCCAGCCGTTTCGACGTGCGCTGGCTCAAGGCGCTGGACAGCGCCACGCTGCAGCGGCTGCACGCCCTGCTGATCGCACCACCGGACGCCCTCCCCACCGCCGCACCGGCGCTGGCAGCGGCCGAGAGCGCCGCGAGCTCGCCCGCCAGCTTCTGGCAAACCGCCCTCATGGACGCGCTGGTGTTCTGCGTGAGCCAGGTCAGCGCCACCGGGTTTGCCTCGGAAATCCGGGTCCGCATGTCCGCCGAGGCCCAGGTCTCGCGCCCGTTCCACGAACTGCCGTCGTCCTTCGAGGTGATGCGCCAGGCGGTGCAGCGGCATGGGCCCCACAGCGCCCAGGCACTGGAGGCGGCCGCGCTGCTGCGCGCCCAGCTCGACGCCTGCCGCCACGCCGCCTACACGGTGTACTCGCACCTCGAAACCCACGGCGTGTCGGTGGGCATCGTGTTCCGGCTGCGCCAGCTGCGCGAGCGCATCGTGCGCGTCAAACAGCTGCTGGACTGCCTGCAGTCCAGCCAGCCCGAGCGTGCCACGGTGGCGCTGCTGGCCGATCTGGCGCAGATGAGCCAGGACAACCGCAGCATCCGCGCGCTGATCGCCAGCAGCTCGCACCTGACGGCGGCGAAGGTGGCCGAGCGCAGCGCCGAAAGCGGCGAGTACTACATCACGCGCGACGCGGCCGAATACCGCCAGATGCTGGGCAAGGCCGCGGGCGGCGGCGCGGTGCTGGGCCTGACGACCTGGGTCAAGTTCTCGCTCTACGCGCTGGGGCTGTCGGCGTTCTGGGCCGGCTTTGCCGCCGGGCTCAACTACGCGTTCTTTTTTGTGCTGATCCAGTTGCTGCACCTCACGGTGGCCACCAAACAGCCCGCCGTGACCGCGCCGGCCATGGTGGCCAAGCTCCGGGACATCCGCCAGCCCGGCGCCGTGCGCCGCTTCGTGGACGAGGTGGCCAACCTGTTCCGCTCCCAGATCGCCGCCATCGCGGGCAACGTCGGCCTGGTGATCCCAGTGGTGCTGCTGCTCAGCCTGGCGCTGCGGTTCGTCACCGGCGCGCCCATGATCGACGCCGACCAGGCCCGGCACGTGCTGCACGACCTGCACCTGCTGGGCCCCACCCTGCTGTTTGCCGCGCTCACGGGAGTGCTGCTGTTCGCCTCCAGCATCGTGGCCGGCTGGGTGGAAAACTGGTTCGTGTTCCACAAGCTGGACTCGGCCGTGCGGCACAACCCGCGCTTCACGCGGCTGCTCGGCCCGGCGCGCGCGGCACGCTGGGCCAGCTTTCTGCGGCAGAACATCTCGGGCCTGGCGGCCAACATCTCGCTCGGTTTCATGCTCGGCCTGGTGCCCGCGTTCGCCGCGTTTTTCGGCCTGGGTCTGGACGTGCGCCACGTCACGCTTTCGGCCGGCCAGGTGGCCGCGGCGACGGCCTCGCTGGGCCTGGGCGTGCTGCGGGAGCCGGGCTTCTGGTGGGCGGTGGCCGGTGTGCTGGTGGTCGGGCCGATCAACCTGGCCGTGAGCTTCTACCTCGCCTTCCAGCTGGCGCTGCGCGCGCAGAACATCAGCGAGGTGAACCGCGTGCGCATCCGCGCGTCGATCCGCCACCGCATCCGGCGCGCGCCCCTGAGCTTCCTGTGGCCCCCACGGCATCTGCCCGAGGACGAAGCCGAGAACGCGCCCCTCAACCCCGATGGCCCGGTCTCGGCCATCGATGCCGACGCCCAACGCAGCCATGGGTGA
- the apaG gene encoding Co2+/Mg2+ efflux protein ApaG, producing the protein MSKYQFTCEVEPQYLSEQSAPEEDLYAFAYTITITNTGDVTAQLIARHWIIDDAQGHTEEVKGLGVVGNQPLLRPGESFQYTSGTRLSTPSGSMRGSYFCVAEDGERFEAPVPEFALQADASGAGDGPARVLH; encoded by the coding sequence ATGTCGAAATACCAGTTCACCTGCGAGGTCGAGCCCCAGTACCTCAGCGAGCAATCCGCGCCCGAGGAGGACCTGTACGCCTTCGCCTACACCATCACCATCACCAACACCGGTGATGTGACGGCGCAGCTGATCGCGCGCCACTGGATCATCGACGACGCGCAGGGCCACACCGAAGAGGTCAAGGGCCTGGGCGTGGTGGGCAACCAGCCGCTGCTGCGCCCCGGCGAGTCCTTCCAGTACACCAGCGGCACGCGGCTGAGCACGCCCTCGGGCAGCATGCGCGGCAGCTATTTCTGCGTGGCGGAAGACGGCGAACGGTTCGAGGCCCCGGTGCCCGAGTTCGCGCTCCAGGCCGACGCCTCCGGCGCGGGCGACGGCCCCGCGCGCGTCCTGCATTGA